A genomic window from Pelagicoccus albus includes:
- a CDS encoding phosphogluconate dehydrogenase C-terminal domain-containing protein translates to MKKTITLVGAGGKMGNRLTNNLMNSEYAVRYLEVSLAGIEQLEGKGLSVSKAEDCIPNSDIVIFAVPDVAIAKVAQQYVPMMKSGSMGMCLDPAAPLAGALPERDDVAYFASHPSHPSIFNWESTEEGQRDYFGGILAKQTIVCSLIQGTDEDYHVGEALARVIYGPVSKAYRIELEHMGILEPALSETFAACLVVAMKEAIDSVVEKGVDREAATEFLLGHLNIELAVVFGQLPGGQFSDAALKAIELGKKSILRDDWKSVFEPDSVAEQIRQIT, encoded by the coding sequence ATGAAAAAGACAATAACTCTAGTAGGTGCCGGTGGGAAGATGGGGAATCGGTTGACCAATAATCTTATGAACTCCGAATATGCAGTCCGCTATTTGGAGGTTAGTCTCGCGGGTATCGAGCAGCTGGAGGGGAAGGGGCTTTCGGTCTCCAAAGCCGAAGACTGTATTCCGAATTCTGATATCGTTATTTTTGCAGTCCCGGACGTGGCGATCGCGAAAGTGGCTCAACAGTATGTGCCTATGATGAAGAGCGGAAGTATGGGTATGTGCTTGGATCCCGCTGCTCCCTTGGCGGGCGCGTTGCCTGAACGTGATGACGTTGCCTATTTCGCAAGCCACCCCAGTCATCCTTCTATTTTCAATTGGGAGTCCACTGAAGAAGGGCAACGTGATTACTTTGGAGGTATCTTAGCCAAGCAGACGATCGTATGCTCATTGATCCAGGGAACAGATGAGGATTACCATGTCGGTGAAGCCTTAGCGCGTGTTATATATGGCCCTGTATCGAAAGCTTACCGTATAGAACTCGAACACATGGGTATTCTTGAGCCTGCCCTATCTGAGACCTTTGCTGCCTGCTTAGTGGTGGCGATGAAGGAAGCGATCGACTCGGTAGTAGAGAAGGGGGTGGATAGGGAGGCTGCAACCGAGTTTTTGCTGGGACACCTCAATATCGAGCTCGCGGTAGTTTTTGGGCAACTCCCGGGTGGCCAGTTTTCCGATGCGGCGCTTAAGGCGATCGAATTGGGTAAGAAGAGTATTTTGAGAGATGACTGGAAATCCGTTTTTGAACCAGATTCCGTAGCTGAGCAAATTCGCCAAATTACTTAA
- a CDS encoding NAD-dependent epimerase/dehydratase family protein, with protein sequence MKVLFIGGTGIISTACTKHALEQGIELFHLNRGRSDSSIPGVKSLTADINDIETTKKVLAGHQWDAVVQWIAFHPNDIERDLQLFQGCAKQYFFISSASVYQKTEYPFLTTEETPQVNPFWDYSQNKIACEERLRRAQAEEGFPFVIIRPSYTYGDTLVPFAVNAWPESWTFVDRLRSGKQCIIPGNGFSLWTMTHNTDFAVGLNGLLGREAAIGEAFHITSDECLCWNDYAHLIAKAAGVEKPNFVHIATDFIIECDPGEKGHHFGDKSASRAFDNSKIKRLVPEFQPKVRFAEGIKRTIDAFDANPARKVINAEMNIKWDRILAAYQKGLEAARAEFHH encoded by the coding sequence ATGAAGGTACTTTTCATCGGAGGAACAGGAATCATCAGCACCGCATGCACGAAGCACGCTCTAGAGCAAGGTATCGAGCTTTTCCACCTGAACCGGGGACGATCGGATTCATCCATTCCAGGCGTCAAAAGCCTAACCGCTGACATAAACGACATTGAAACCACGAAGAAGGTATTAGCAGGGCACCAATGGGATGCGGTGGTCCAATGGATAGCCTTCCACCCAAACGATATAGAGAGAGACCTGCAGCTGTTCCAAGGGTGCGCCAAACAATATTTTTTTATAAGCTCCGCGAGCGTATATCAAAAGACTGAATACCCATTTTTGACCACTGAAGAAACACCCCAAGTAAATCCCTTCTGGGACTACTCACAAAACAAGATCGCCTGTGAAGAACGCCTCAGGCGAGCTCAGGCGGAAGAGGGATTTCCCTTCGTAATCATCCGGCCTTCCTACACCTATGGTGACACTCTGGTTCCCTTTGCTGTAAACGCATGGCCCGAGTCGTGGACATTCGTCGATCGACTAAGAAGCGGCAAGCAATGTATCATTCCAGGAAACGGATTTTCACTTTGGACGATGACTCACAACACTGATTTCGCTGTCGGCTTAAACGGACTACTCGGCCGGGAAGCCGCTATCGGCGAAGCTTTCCACATAACATCGGACGAGTGCCTTTGCTGGAACGACTATGCCCATTTGATTGCCAAGGCTGCTGGAGTAGAGAAGCCAAACTTCGTCCATATTGCCACGGACTTTATCATCGAATGCGACCCTGGGGAGAAAGGCCATCACTTCGGCGACAAGTCAGCTTCACGCGCTTTCGATAATTCCAAGATAAAGCGGTTAGTTCCCGAGTTTCAGCCAAAGGTTAGATTCGCCGAGGGCATAAAACGCACCATAGACGCCTTCGATGCCAACCCCGCACGTAAAGTGATCAACGCGGAAATGAACATCAAGTGGGATCGCATCCTAGCTGCTTACCAAAAGGGCCTCGAGGCTGCTAGGGCCGAATTCCACCACTAG
- a CDS encoding aldo/keto reductase, whose product MKNLCVDSSATLNDGTSLPMLGLGIFENDDPSQCIKSVLAAIDSGYRHIDTAEGYRNEEALGKAINASKLDRDELFITTKAMLPPYCNLDTRSVVEKSLRLLKVEKIDLYLIHWPMEEGTEEAFQRLLDLKEEEKIRSVGVSNFSAERFEKQFFKKISTLPSVNQIERHPFARQQGTVNYCIEKDIQVIAYSPLARSQSLNHPTLLELASSYSKSPAQVVLRWHLQHGIAIIPKSTSPKRIAENANLFDFHLSEDSMRLIDALNKEERVISWRPEENWF is encoded by the coding sequence ATGAAAAATCTCTGCGTCGATTCTAGTGCCACACTTAATGACGGAACATCCTTGCCAATGCTCGGGCTAGGAATCTTTGAGAACGACGACCCAAGCCAGTGCATCAAAAGCGTTCTTGCAGCTATTGATTCTGGCTACCGACACATCGACACGGCTGAAGGCTACCGAAACGAGGAGGCTCTAGGGAAAGCTATCAATGCCTCGAAACTGGACAGGGACGAGTTGTTTATAACAACAAAGGCAATGCTTCCTCCCTACTGCAATTTGGATACAAGGTCCGTCGTTGAAAAAAGCTTGCGGTTGCTAAAAGTCGAAAAGATCGACCTCTACCTAATACACTGGCCTATGGAAGAAGGAACTGAGGAAGCTTTCCAACGCCTACTCGACCTCAAAGAAGAGGAAAAAATCCGCTCCGTGGGAGTGAGCAATTTTTCCGCTGAGAGATTTGAAAAACAGTTCTTCAAAAAAATCAGCACACTCCCAAGCGTTAACCAAATAGAGCGGCATCCATTCGCTCGCCAGCAAGGCACAGTAAATTACTGTATTGAAAAAGACATACAGGTAATCGCCTACTCGCCTTTGGCCCGCTCCCAATCCCTCAACCACCCCACTCTACTCGAGCTCGCTTCCAGCTACTCGAAGAGTCCTGCTCAAGTTGTCCTTCGCTGGCACCTGCAACACGGAATCGCTATCATCCCGAAATCAACCAGCCCCAAACGAATTGCTGAAAACGCAAACCTGTTCGATTTTCACCTGAGCGAAGATTCGATGAGATTAATCGATGCTTTGAACAAAGAAGAAAGAGTAATCAGCTGGCGGCCAGAGGAAAACTGGTTCTAA